The Candidatus Paceibacterota bacterium genome contains the following window.
GCGTTTTTAACTGCAATGAAGTATTTGAAATATCCATGACTGATCTTATAAGAAGGATCGAGGACACTGGTTCGATGAATTATCCAAAAATGTCTGACGAGGTCATCGCAAAGATTATCGCAGGTATAACTGAAAGTCCGAGTGTTTCGGAGGCGAATAAAAAACTCCTGTAGTCTATTTTTCGTTTGTTTCTAGTGGAGAGATAGTTTCAAAGCTGAGGCATAGCCTAATAAATTTCGCAAAGCGTCGGACTTAATAAAACCCCGATTTTATGGTAGATTTTAGCTAACGTGATTACTAAAGAGAAAATTTTAGAGGAGATAAAACGAACCGCAAAAGAGAATGGCGGGATACTTCTGGGCACCAGCAGATTTGAGAAAGAGACTGGCATAAAACCGCACGAGTGGGGTAAATATTGGGCAAGAATTGGAGATGCTCAGAAAGAAGCGGGTTTTTCTCCCAACCAACGCCAAGGAGCTTACGACGATGTATTTATATTCGAACAAATAATTAAATTGATCCGTAAGTTGGGAAAGTTTCCAACAGTCAGAGAGTTCATCATAGAAAAAAATAATAATCGAGAATTTCCATCTGCCGGCGGAGCCTTGAAACGTCTTGGGGGGCAGGAACAAATAGCCTCAAAAATAATCGGGTATTGTAAAGACAAAGTGGGTTACGAAGATATTCTTGAAATATGTGTAACTGTTACTAAAAATTCTAAGAGTAGTGAAGCCAACGAAGTTGACGATAATCATGCCGCGGGAGCAGTCTACCTTTTCAAACATGGTAAGTATTACAAGATTGGGAAATCAAATGATACTGTTCGGCGTGGGCATGAATTAAGAATTCAGTTGCCTGAAAATTTGGATTTGATACACGAGATAAAAACAGATGATCCGAGCGGTATCGAAGCATATTGGCACAAACGATTTGAAACAAAGAGAATGAACGGCGAATGGTTTGATCTGAATCCATCGGATATAAAAGCCTTCAAACGCTGGAAACGAATATATTGATGCCCTATGCGGAGGCCTTATTTCAGAATATAAGAAATTCCCAGCAAAGCGTTGCAGGGCTTGATTTCAAAAAGTTCGATTCCCATGTGGGGCACAAACTATCACTTATTATACTATCCGAAATACCCTTTATTTCGTTGGTTTTTCTGGTACTAGCGATGTTATAGTAAGCCTGTTCAAACTCCAAAAGTGCAGTGAATAATGGACCCGTATGAGATTTTATTATAACTCCATCCGTAGAAGCTCATTGGAGAATGGGAGATAAACACGAAGCTATTAATGATCCGACGCTTTTCTACTGCTTTGTCAGTATTCTGCAAAATACTCATTCCTTTGACTTCTATATCGTTCCTAGTGCGGTTGTAGCTAAGTTCATTCAGGAGTCACATAAGTACTGGTTGAGCGGAAAGGATACTCGAAGTGATTCTAAAATGAGGTCGTTCATGCTTGGTAAAAAAGGCGGTGAATACAAGCTTGATATGCCATTAGCCGAAGATTACAAGGGAAAGTGGGACTTTTTGAAGTAGAGATTTCCGCTTAATTTATTTGAATATTAATTGATTAGCGACAGCGAAAGAATACCAATTAATTTTCTATCTGAAACTCAATTGAGTGTGTTTTGCTTAAAATGTTCAAGCTTGCCTTAACTGAGGAGTTTTCAGTATTTTTCAATATTAATTTCTTACCAAATTTATTGTGTAAGGGTGTCAGAAATTCATCTCCCCAAGACGGCGAGAAAGTTATCACACCTGAAAAATCAACAACGATATTATCTTCATCGTTAATATGGATTCTGTTTTCGTAGGCTTTGAAAGCTTCCCTTCCTCTCTCACGAAAAACCAATGTTGTCCCGAATTTTACAAGTTGAATTTGCATCCTATTGATTATAATTAAATTTAAAATTTGATAAAGGCGATACACCCTCTAACGTACTGAATTGCGTTTGTAATATTTAGGTCCGAGGAATTGTGTTTTATCTCCAGTTGAGCAGCACCTGACTGAAATCTTAAACTTATCGGATTAGCAGCCACTACGCTTCTTACATATTTCAAACCGTTTCCACGAGATTCTTTTGTTCTACCAGATATTATCTCTGTGAAGGCAATAGATATCGCTTCTTCGTGTGACACAAGATTAAGGACTGCTTTCTTAAGAGTTGTAAGGATTCCTTGTCCTCTATCCGCAAGAATCACTTCCTTGTTTGGTATGTCATAGAGAAATAAAATACCCGAAACATCAGGCCATTGGCCTATGTTGTGATCGAAGGAGTTTCCTCCAATCTCCCCGCAAATTGAAACCACTAAAGGAAAAATTTCCTCGAGTCCAGGGGTTTCTTGGAGCTCCGTTTGAAATTTACCTAGACGTGTTTGGAAAACGGCACTATTTTCTGAATATATACGTGGAGGAATACCCGAGACATTTCCTGTTGAACTTGAAGCCCACTTAAAAGCAATCTCATACAGAGTGTTTGGAAAAAAGGTTAAATCTATTTCCCTATAAAACCTGTTACCATCTGGAGACTTTCGAACAGCTCTTAATTTACCGCTTTCATCCCAACGACGCAGCGTATTAACCGAAACTTTTAATATTTCTGCCGCTTCCCCTATAGATATAAGCTTTTCATCCATTACGTCCATTATAGCCTAGTTTTTATAAATATGTAATACCTACCCACAAAACTTGCGATATCTACCCATTCTGGTAATATCTACTCATTATTAACGTTAAACCTACTCATCATGGCTGTAAGAATCACATGCATAACTAAAGACGGGGGTAATCATTCAAATCCACATGAGGCAATAACTTCATTTGGATGGGTGAACGAAGAGACACGTGCAGCTGGCAAAAGTTCAATGAGAGAAATGATCGATTTTCTTGAAAAACAAGGTGGCAAAGCGTACGTGAAGGACAGGTACAACAACATAGCTTACATAGGAGTATTTGTGTCTTCTTTTGGAAACAAATACCTGAGAACCTACGCTGATCGACAATGGACTGACAACTTACTGTCACTCCCAGAATGCTAAATGAAATTACTGTTTGTAGATGAAACAGATCGTCAGGCAACGACAGCAAGTCGTAAGTTCTTTTGCATCTGTGGACTACTTATTGATGCTGAGAATCTCATCGACATCACCAAAAAGCTTGAAGAGATAAAAAATCACTATAACCTGAGCAATCTCAAAGACGCCAGAAAATCCAACTTGGATGAGGCCACAAGAATAGAAATAACAAGTAAGATATTTGATTGTCTTACAAAATACAAAGCTGATGTTATGGGTGTAGTGCTTGGCGATACATCTCTTAGCTATAAGCTACCGCTGGAAGACATCTATTCAGGTGCGATGAGCTTCCTTTTAGAGAGGTACGCTATTATCCTAAAGAAGCAAAACACTACGGGGATGGTTATTTTTGATACTGTGGACGCGATAGAAAACAAATTAAGAGGAAAGTTCTTTGATCATGTACAAAAAGAGGAGGTAAACATGTTTGGGAACAAAGTTTGTGCAATTAAAGACCATGTCAGCCCATCCTTACTTTTTGCCGACGATAAGCACAGTGTACTCATACAAGCAATTGACCTCATAGCAGTTTCACTAAATAGTGCTCTCGTAAACACTTGGGAGCCTAAATCTCCTGTTTCAGTTGAAAATTTACCTCAATCGAATAAGTTTTTAAATATCTACTGGCCATTGTTCGCAAGGAGCCCAAGAAACAGGGTTGATGGTTGGGGTGTAAAGATTTGGTATTAAATCCATACAAAACAAACACTTCTTCCTCCTTCTGCAAAGCACTGATGAACAACAATTTATTGTATAGCTCATCCATATACTCCCTATTAGATAGGATGGTTATAATATCGCGTCTGCCACACTATTTCTTGGAATTATCGATCTTAGCCTTAATTGGGTCTGCCAGCTAATTGATATTTTCTAAATTAGGTATAAGCTTTGTATTAATTAATAGTTAGTCACCGGTATTCTATGCTGTAATTAAAATATATGTATTGGTTAAAACAAAACTGGTTTAAATTTTTCATACTATTAATAATTTTGCTACTGTCTGCTATTATTGCCTATTTTTTTATTACTAATATAAATTTAATTCGCCAAAATGAAAGTGACAAAAATTTGAGCGAAGATATTAAAGATTGCTCCGCAGAGCAGTCGGTGATTGAAAAATATTATAAAAGTTACTATGACCTCAACAAAACATCAACTGAGTCTATGAGCTCAACAAATCATTTCAACAGACAAACAAAAAAATGTTACGTTGAGATTTATAATGAATATACCGTCAACGATTCCGATACTGATGTAACTCTTGTGGATAGTGTGACAAACTTATTCGATGCATATGAGAAAAAAATCGTGCTTGACGGTCTTATAATTGGAAGTCCTAGTCAGGGTAAAATTATATCTGAATATTATACTGATTATTCAACTTCAACTTCGGGTTTACAGGTGGCAAGCAGCACATTTGATGATTTAGAATATTTCTACATGAACAAATAGTGGTTTGTCATAGATTTTCAAAAGCTCCATCCATAAATGGTTAATACCGAAGCTTTATTTCCCCGAAAAACAGGTTCTAACATCACCTAGTCTTAGCGACCAACTCTTCCTTCTGCAAAGCTCTAATAAACATAAGTTTGTTGTATAGCCCATCCATATACTCCCTATTCGACAGGATAGTTATAATATCGTTACGTCTGCCGCACTAGATAGTTTTTCTAGAATTAAAATAGCTATATTTTAAGGTCTTTACTGAATTAAAATG
Protein-coding sequences here:
- a CDS encoding GIY-YIG nuclease family protein; amino-acid sequence: MITKEKILEEIKRTAKENGGILLGTSRFEKETGIKPHEWGKYWARIGDAQKEAGFSPNQRQGAYDDVFIFEQIIKLIRKLGKFPTVREFIIEKNNNREFPSAGGALKRLGGQEQIASKIIGYCKDKVGYEDILEICVTVTKNSKSSEANEVDDNHAAGAVYLFKHGKYYKIGKSNDTVRRGHELRIQLPENLDLIHEIKTDDPSGIEAYWHKRFETKRMNGEWFDLNPSDIKAFKRWKRIY
- a CDS encoding DUF4325 domain-containing protein; protein product: MQIQLVKFGTTLVFRERGREAFKAYENRIHINDEDNIVVDFSGVITFSPSWGDEFLTPLHNKFGKKLILKNTENSSVKASLNILSKTHSIEFQIEN
- a CDS encoding helix-turn-helix domain-containing protein; its protein translation is MDEKLISIGEAAEILKVSVNTLRRWDESGKLRAVRKSPDGNRFYREIDLTFFPNTLYEIAFKWASSSTGNVSGIPPRIYSENSAVFQTRLGKFQTELQETPGLEEIFPLVVSICGEIGGNSFDHNIGQWPDVSGILFLYDIPNKEVILADRGQGILTTLKKAVLNLVSHEEAISIAFTEIISGRTKESRGNGLKYVRSVVAANPISLRFQSGAAQLEIKHNSSDLNITNAIQYVRGCIAFIKF
- a CDS encoding DUF3892 domain-containing protein, producing MAVRITCITKDGGNHSNPHEAITSFGWVNEETRAAGKSSMREMIDFLEKQGGKAYVKDRYNNIAYIGVFVSSFGNKYLRTYADRQWTDNLLSLPEC
- a CDS encoding DUF3800 domain-containing protein, which translates into the protein MKLLFVDETDRQATTASRKFFCICGLLIDAENLIDITKKLEEIKNHYNLSNLKDARKSNLDEATRIEITSKIFDCLTKYKADVMGVVLGDTSLSYKLPLEDIYSGAMSFLLERYAIILKKQNTTGMVIFDTVDAIENKLRGKFFDHVQKEEVNMFGNKVCAIKDHVSPSLLFADDKHSVLIQAIDLIAVSLNSALVNTWEPKSPVSVENLPQSNKFLNIYWPLFARSPRNRVDGWGVKIWY